A genome region from Sphingobacteriaceae bacterium GW460-11-11-14-LB5 includes the following:
- a CDS encoding peptide deformylase — protein MKLPIVAYGDPVLKKVGTDIDKDYPELKQLISDMFDTMYYANGVGLAAPQVGLPIRLFIVDTGEDEDGKPGYKKVFINAEILEETGEAWSFNEGCLSIPDIRENIMRKPNVKITYFDENWVEHTEDVDGMAARVIQHEYDHIEGKLFTDKVSVLRKTMLKSKLDAISKGNIKTDYKMKFPNKSKKR, from the coding sequence ATGAAATTACCAATAGTAGCTTACGGCGATCCTGTCTTAAAAAAGGTAGGAACCGATATTGATAAAGATTATCCTGAATTAAAACAATTAATCAGCGACATGTTCGACACCATGTATTATGCAAATGGTGTGGGCCTGGCTGCTCCTCAAGTTGGTTTACCTATCCGTTTGTTTATTGTAGACACAGGCGAAGACGAAGATGGCAAACCAGGTTATAAAAAAGTATTTATCAACGCAGAAATTTTGGAAGAAACAGGAGAGGCCTGGAGTTTTAACGAAGGCTGCTTAAGTATTCCAGATATCCGCGAAAACATTATGCGCAAGCCGAATGTGAAGATTACTTATTTTGATGAAAACTGGGTAGAGCATACCGAGGATGTAGATGGAATGGCGGCACGCGTAATCCAGCACGAGTACGATCATATTGAAGGAAAATTATTTACCGATAAGGTAAGCGTGCTCCGTAAAACGATGCTCAAAAGTAAACTGGATGCGATTTCGAAAGGAAATATCAAAACAGATTACAAAATGAAGTTTCCGAATAAAAGCAAAAAAAGATAA
- a CDS encoding iron-sulfur cluster biogenesis protein NfuA, with protein MNLTEQVEQALETIRPYLKADGGDVSVEEITSEGTVKLKLLGNCGSCPMSFMTMKSGIEQAIMKAVPQITSVVAVNMAEQE; from the coding sequence ATGAATTTAACAGAACAAGTAGAACAGGCATTAGAAACTATTAGGCCGTATTTAAAGGCTGATGGAGGTGATGTTTCTGTTGAAGAAATTACATCTGAAGGAACAGTAAAGCTTAAACTTTTAGGCAACTGCGGTTCTTGCCCGATGAGTTTCATGACTATGAAATCTGGTATCGAACAAGCCATTATGAAAGCTGTTCCTCAGATCACTTCAGTAGTTGCCGTTAACATGGCCGAGCAAGAATAA
- a CDS encoding MRP family ATP-binding protein has translation MQISPQQVLDALKNVEDPDLKKDLVTLNMIKDLQITDNQVNFTLELTTPACPMKEMLKNACTNAIKHFVSPTAEVIINVTSRVTQPSNSSSLDNIKNIILVSSGKGGVGKSTVASNLAVVLAKDGAKVGLIDADIYGPSVPTMFDLVDAKPGAEETADGKTKILPIEKYGIKLLSLGFFADPGQPVPWRGPMASNAVKQLFNDTNWGELDYLIVDLPPGTGDIHITITQSFPISGAVVVTTPQQVALADTHKGLAMFRMPGINIPILGVIENMSYFTPAELPDNKYYIFGKGGGTELAARFDVPFLGEIPIIQSISEAGDQGKPVALNQNPLLDVIFGDIASKIAQQISINNAQMVNC, from the coding sequence ATGCAGATTAGCCCGCAACAAGTTTTAGATGCGCTTAAAAATGTCGAAGATCCCGATCTTAAAAAAGATCTGGTTACTTTAAACATGATTAAAGATTTACAGATTACCGATAACCAGGTCAATTTTACATTAGAGCTTACTACACCGGCATGTCCGATGAAGGAAATGCTAAAAAATGCCTGTACAAATGCCATCAAACATTTTGTATCGCCAACGGCAGAAGTAATCATAAATGTAACTTCGAGGGTTACCCAGCCAAGTAATTCATCATCGTTAGATAACATCAAAAACATCATTTTGGTTTCATCCGGAAAAGGAGGCGTTGGTAAATCTACGGTAGCGAGTAATCTGGCTGTAGTATTGGCTAAAGATGGTGCCAAGGTGGGCCTTATCGATGCCGATATTTATGGGCCATCTGTACCAACCATGTTCGATCTGGTTGATGCCAAGCCAGGTGCGGAAGAAACGGCTGATGGTAAAACGAAAATTTTACCAATCGAAAAATACGGGATCAAGTTATTATCCTTAGGTTTTTTTGCCGATCCGGGGCAGCCAGTGCCATGGCGCGGACCAATGGCATCGAATGCGGTAAAACAATTGTTTAACGATACCAACTGGGGTGAGCTGGATTATCTGATTGTAGATCTTCCACCGGGAACTGGCGATATTCACATCACCATTACGCAGAGTTTCCCGATTTCAGGGGCGGTTGTGGTTACTACACCTCAGCAGGTTGCCCTGGCCGATACGCACAAAGGTTTAGCGATGTTCAGGATGCCAGGGATTAATATCCCGATTTTAGGTGTTATTGAAAACATGTCGTATTTTACACCAGCAGAATTGCCGGATAATAAATATTATATCTTCGGAAAAGGTGGTGGTACTGAACTTGCTGCACGTTTTGATGTGCCATTTTTAGGCGAAATTCCAATTATCCAGAGCATTTCGGAGGCTGGAGATCAAGGCAAACCGGTAGCATTGAACCAAAATCCTTTGCTGGATGTGATATTTGGCGATATTGCAAGTAAAATTGCACAGCAAATATCCATCAACAATGCGCAAATGGTGAATTGCTAA